One Paralichthys olivaceus isolate ysfri-2021 chromosome 8, ASM2471397v2, whole genome shotgun sequence genomic region harbors:
- the LOC109627692 gene encoding phosphoribosyl pyrophosphate synthase-associated protein 1-like isoform X3, giving the protein MPIRRFGGHRSLVSQTPKLSYGFAKMNVSRSGYRVFSANSSPACTELAKKITERLGVELGKSVVYQESNSETRVDVKESVRGQDIFIIQTIPRDVNTAIMELLVMAYALKTSCAKNIIGVLPYFPYSKQCKMRKRGSIVCKLLTSMLAKAGLTHIITMDLHQKEIQGFFSFPVDNLRASPFLIQYIQEEIPYYRNAIIVAKSPSAAKRAQSYAERLRLGLAVMHGEANHSESDMADGRHSPPLSRTTTGHTGLELPSSSRHHVPFPGIELPMMMAKEKPPITVVGDVGGRIAIIVDDIIDDVEDFVAAAEILKERGAYKIYIMATHGLLSADAPRLIEESAIDEVVVTNTVPHEVQKLQCPKIKTVDVSMILAEAIRRIHNGESMAYLFRNIAVDD; this is encoded by the exons ATGCCCATTAGGCGGTTTGGGGGTCACAGGTCTCTTGTCTCTCAAACTCCTAAACTGTCGTATGGTTTCGCCAAGATGAACGTGTCAAGAAGTGGATACCGTGTTTTCTCTGCCAACTCCAGCCCCGCCTGCACAGAGCTGGCCAAGAAGATCACAGA GCGCTTGGGTGTGGAATTGGGCAAGTCGGTGGTTTATCAAGAGTCAAATTCAG aGACTAGAGTTGATGTGAAAGAGTCTGTCCGTGGACAAGACATCTTTATCATTCAGACCATCCCCAG agaTGTCAACACGGCCATCATGGAGCTGCTGGTCATGGCTTACGCCCTGAAGACGTCCTGTGCCAAGAACATCATCGGGGTCCTCCCCTACTTTCCTTACAGCAAGCAGTGCaagatgaggaagagaggaTCCATCGTCTGCAAGCTGCTCACATCAATGTTAGCTAAAGCTG GGCTAACTCACATCATCACTATGGACCTCCACCAGAAAGAAATCCAGGGCTTCTTCAGTTTCCCTGTTGACAACTTAAGAGCTTCACCTTTCCTCATCCAGTACATCCAGGAAGAG ATCCCTTACTACAGAAATGCCATAATTGTTGCAAAATCCCCTTCAGCTGCCAAGAG AGCTCAGTCCTATGCTGAGAGGCTGCGGCTTGGCCTGGCTGTGATGCACGGGGAGGCCAATCACTCGGAGTCAGACATGGCCGACGGTCGGCACTCTCCCCCTTTGTCCCGCACCACCACAGGACACACTGGCCTAGAGCTACCAT CAAGCAGCAGACATCATGTCCCATTCCCTGGGATAGAGCTCCCAA TGATGATGGCTAAGGAGAAGCCGCCAATCACTGTCGTTGGAGATGTAGGAGGAAGAATCGCCATCATTGTT GATGACATTATCGATGATGTGGAGgactttgttgcagcagcagagatccTGAAGGAGAGGGGAGCCTACAAGATCTACATCATGGCTACACACGGCCTCCTGTCTGCAGATGCTCCACGACTCATAGAGGAGTCTGCTATCGATGAG GTGGTGGTGACCAACACTGTTCCTCATGAGGTTCAGAAGCTGCAGTGTCCAAAAATCAAAACTGTGGATGTCAGTATGATCCTAGCTGAGGCCATCCGCCGCATCCACAACGGAGAGTCCATGGCTTATCTGTTCCGCAACATCGCTGTGGACGACtga
- the LOC109627692 gene encoding phosphoribosyl pyrophosphate synthase-associated protein 1-like isoform X4, giving the protein MPIRRFGGHRSLVSQTPKLSYGFAKMNVSRSGYRVFSANSSPACTELAKKITERLGVELGKSVVYQESNSETRVDVKESVRGQDIFIIQTIPRDVNTAIMELLVMAYALKTSCAKNIIGVLPYFPYSKQCKMRKRGSIVCKLLTSMLAKAGLTHIITMDLHQKEIQGFFSFPVDNLRASPFLIQYIQEEIPYYRNAIIVAKSPSAAKRAQSYAERLRLGLAVMHGEANHSESDMADGRHSPPLSRTTTGHTGLELPLMMAKEKPPITVVGDVGGRIAIIVDDIIDDVEDFVAAAEILKERGAYKIYIMATHGLLSADAPRLIEESAIDEVVVTNTVPHEVQKLQCPKIKTVDVSMILAEAIRRIHNGESMAYLFRNIAVDD; this is encoded by the exons ATGCCCATTAGGCGGTTTGGGGGTCACAGGTCTCTTGTCTCTCAAACTCCTAAACTGTCGTATGGTTTCGCCAAGATGAACGTGTCAAGAAGTGGATACCGTGTTTTCTCTGCCAACTCCAGCCCCGCCTGCACAGAGCTGGCCAAGAAGATCACAGA GCGCTTGGGTGTGGAATTGGGCAAGTCGGTGGTTTATCAAGAGTCAAATTCAG aGACTAGAGTTGATGTGAAAGAGTCTGTCCGTGGACAAGACATCTTTATCATTCAGACCATCCCCAG agaTGTCAACACGGCCATCATGGAGCTGCTGGTCATGGCTTACGCCCTGAAGACGTCCTGTGCCAAGAACATCATCGGGGTCCTCCCCTACTTTCCTTACAGCAAGCAGTGCaagatgaggaagagaggaTCCATCGTCTGCAAGCTGCTCACATCAATGTTAGCTAAAGCTG GGCTAACTCACATCATCACTATGGACCTCCACCAGAAAGAAATCCAGGGCTTCTTCAGTTTCCCTGTTGACAACTTAAGAGCTTCACCTTTCCTCATCCAGTACATCCAGGAAGAG ATCCCTTACTACAGAAATGCCATAATTGTTGCAAAATCCCCTTCAGCTGCCAAGAG AGCTCAGTCCTATGCTGAGAGGCTGCGGCTTGGCCTGGCTGTGATGCACGGGGAGGCCAATCACTCGGAGTCAGACATGGCCGACGGTCGGCACTCTCCCCCTTTGTCCCGCACCACCACAGGACACACTGGCCTAGAGCTACCAT TGATGATGGCTAAGGAGAAGCCGCCAATCACTGTCGTTGGAGATGTAGGAGGAAGAATCGCCATCATTGTT GATGACATTATCGATGATGTGGAGgactttgttgcagcagcagagatccTGAAGGAGAGGGGAGCCTACAAGATCTACATCATGGCTACACACGGCCTCCTGTCTGCAGATGCTCCACGACTCATAGAGGAGTCTGCTATCGATGAG GTGGTGGTGACCAACACTGTTCCTCATGAGGTTCAGAAGCTGCAGTGTCCAAAAATCAAAACTGTGGATGTCAGTATGATCCTAGCTGAGGCCATCCGCCGCATCCACAACGGAGAGTCCATGGCTTATCTGTTCCGCAACATCGCTGTGGACGACtga
- the LOC109627692 gene encoding phosphoribosyl pyrophosphate synthase-associated protein 1-like isoform X5 codes for MELLVMAYALKTSCAKNIIGVLPYFPYSKQCKMRKRGSIVCKLLTSMLAKAGLTHIITMDLHQKEIQGFFSFPVDNLRASPFLIQYIQEEIPYYRNAIIVAKSPSAAKRAQSYAERLRLGLAVMHGEANHSESDMADGRHSPPLSRTTTGHTGLELPLMMAKEKPPITVVGDVGGRIAIIVDDIIDDVEDFVAAAEILKERGAYKIYIMATHGLLSADAPRLIEESAIDEVVVTNTVPHEVQKLQCPKIKTVDVSMILAEAIRRIHNGESMAYLFRNIAVDD; via the exons ATGGAGCTGCTGGTCATGGCTTACGCCCTGAAGACGTCCTGTGCCAAGAACATCATCGGGGTCCTCCCCTACTTTCCTTACAGCAAGCAGTGCaagatgaggaagagaggaTCCATCGTCTGCAAGCTGCTCACATCAATGTTAGCTAAAGCTG GGCTAACTCACATCATCACTATGGACCTCCACCAGAAAGAAATCCAGGGCTTCTTCAGTTTCCCTGTTGACAACTTAAGAGCTTCACCTTTCCTCATCCAGTACATCCAGGAAGAG ATCCCTTACTACAGAAATGCCATAATTGTTGCAAAATCCCCTTCAGCTGCCAAGAG AGCTCAGTCCTATGCTGAGAGGCTGCGGCTTGGCCTGGCTGTGATGCACGGGGAGGCCAATCACTCGGAGTCAGACATGGCCGACGGTCGGCACTCTCCCCCTTTGTCCCGCACCACCACAGGACACACTGGCCTAGAGCTACCAT TGATGATGGCTAAGGAGAAGCCGCCAATCACTGTCGTTGGAGATGTAGGAGGAAGAATCGCCATCATTGTT GATGACATTATCGATGATGTGGAGgactttgttgcagcagcagagatccTGAAGGAGAGGGGAGCCTACAAGATCTACATCATGGCTACACACGGCCTCCTGTCTGCAGATGCTCCACGACTCATAGAGGAGTCTGCTATCGATGAG GTGGTGGTGACCAACACTGTTCCTCATGAGGTTCAGAAGCTGCAGTGTCCAAAAATCAAAACTGTGGATGTCAGTATGATCCTAGCTGAGGCCATCCGCCGCATCCACAACGGAGAGTCCATGGCTTATCTGTTCCGCAACATCGCTGTGGACGACtga
- the LOC109627692 gene encoding phosphoribosyl pyrophosphate synthase-associated protein 1-like isoform X2, with amino-acid sequence MGVCINWRLGVELGKSVVYQESNSETRVDVKESVRGQDIFIIQTIPRDVNTAIMELLVMAYALKTSCAKNIIGVLPYFPYSKQCKMRKRGSIVCKLLTSMLAKAGLTHIITMDLHQKEIQGFFSFPVDNLRASPFLIQYIQEEIPYYRNAIIVAKSPSAAKRAQSYAERLRLGLAVMHGEANHSESDMADGRHSPPLSRTTTGHTGLELPLMMAKEKPPITVVGDVGGRIAIIVDDIIDDVEDFVAAAEILKERGAYKIYIMATHGLLSADAPRLIEESAIDEVVVTNTVPHEVQKLQCPKIKTVDVSMILAEAIRRIHNGESMAYLFRNIAVDD; translated from the exons ATGGGTGTCTGTATAAActg GCGCTTGGGTGTGGAATTGGGCAAGTCGGTGGTTTATCAAGAGTCAAATTCAG aGACTAGAGTTGATGTGAAAGAGTCTGTCCGTGGACAAGACATCTTTATCATTCAGACCATCCCCAG agaTGTCAACACGGCCATCATGGAGCTGCTGGTCATGGCTTACGCCCTGAAGACGTCCTGTGCCAAGAACATCATCGGGGTCCTCCCCTACTTTCCTTACAGCAAGCAGTGCaagatgaggaagagaggaTCCATCGTCTGCAAGCTGCTCACATCAATGTTAGCTAAAGCTG GGCTAACTCACATCATCACTATGGACCTCCACCAGAAAGAAATCCAGGGCTTCTTCAGTTTCCCTGTTGACAACTTAAGAGCTTCACCTTTCCTCATCCAGTACATCCAGGAAGAG ATCCCTTACTACAGAAATGCCATAATTGTTGCAAAATCCCCTTCAGCTGCCAAGAG AGCTCAGTCCTATGCTGAGAGGCTGCGGCTTGGCCTGGCTGTGATGCACGGGGAGGCCAATCACTCGGAGTCAGACATGGCCGACGGTCGGCACTCTCCCCCTTTGTCCCGCACCACCACAGGACACACTGGCCTAGAGCTACCAT TGATGATGGCTAAGGAGAAGCCGCCAATCACTGTCGTTGGAGATGTAGGAGGAAGAATCGCCATCATTGTT GATGACATTATCGATGATGTGGAGgactttgttgcagcagcagagatccTGAAGGAGAGGGGAGCCTACAAGATCTACATCATGGCTACACACGGCCTCCTGTCTGCAGATGCTCCACGACTCATAGAGGAGTCTGCTATCGATGAG GTGGTGGTGACCAACACTGTTCCTCATGAGGTTCAGAAGCTGCAGTGTCCAAAAATCAAAACTGTGGATGTCAGTATGATCCTAGCTGAGGCCATCCGCCGCATCCACAACGGAGAGTCCATGGCTTATCTGTTCCGCAACATCGCTGTGGACGACtga
- the LOC109627692 gene encoding phosphoribosyl pyrophosphate synthase-associated protein 1-like isoform X1 has translation MGVCINWRLGVELGKSVVYQESNSETRVDVKESVRGQDIFIIQTIPRDVNTAIMELLVMAYALKTSCAKNIIGVLPYFPYSKQCKMRKRGSIVCKLLTSMLAKAGLTHIITMDLHQKEIQGFFSFPVDNLRASPFLIQYIQEEIPYYRNAIIVAKSPSAAKRAQSYAERLRLGLAVMHGEANHSESDMADGRHSPPLSRTTTGHTGLELPSSSRHHVPFPGIELPMMMAKEKPPITVVGDVGGRIAIIVDDIIDDVEDFVAAAEILKERGAYKIYIMATHGLLSADAPRLIEESAIDEVVVTNTVPHEVQKLQCPKIKTVDVSMILAEAIRRIHNGESMAYLFRNIAVDD, from the exons ATGGGTGTCTGTATAAActg GCGCTTGGGTGTGGAATTGGGCAAGTCGGTGGTTTATCAAGAGTCAAATTCAG aGACTAGAGTTGATGTGAAAGAGTCTGTCCGTGGACAAGACATCTTTATCATTCAGACCATCCCCAG agaTGTCAACACGGCCATCATGGAGCTGCTGGTCATGGCTTACGCCCTGAAGACGTCCTGTGCCAAGAACATCATCGGGGTCCTCCCCTACTTTCCTTACAGCAAGCAGTGCaagatgaggaagagaggaTCCATCGTCTGCAAGCTGCTCACATCAATGTTAGCTAAAGCTG GGCTAACTCACATCATCACTATGGACCTCCACCAGAAAGAAATCCAGGGCTTCTTCAGTTTCCCTGTTGACAACTTAAGAGCTTCACCTTTCCTCATCCAGTACATCCAGGAAGAG ATCCCTTACTACAGAAATGCCATAATTGTTGCAAAATCCCCTTCAGCTGCCAAGAG AGCTCAGTCCTATGCTGAGAGGCTGCGGCTTGGCCTGGCTGTGATGCACGGGGAGGCCAATCACTCGGAGTCAGACATGGCCGACGGTCGGCACTCTCCCCCTTTGTCCCGCACCACCACAGGACACACTGGCCTAGAGCTACCAT CAAGCAGCAGACATCATGTCCCATTCCCTGGGATAGAGCTCCCAA TGATGATGGCTAAGGAGAAGCCGCCAATCACTGTCGTTGGAGATGTAGGAGGAAGAATCGCCATCATTGTT GATGACATTATCGATGATGTGGAGgactttgttgcagcagcagagatccTGAAGGAGAGGGGAGCCTACAAGATCTACATCATGGCTACACACGGCCTCCTGTCTGCAGATGCTCCACGACTCATAGAGGAGTCTGCTATCGATGAG GTGGTGGTGACCAACACTGTTCCTCATGAGGTTCAGAAGCTGCAGTGTCCAAAAATCAAAACTGTGGATGTCAGTATGATCCTAGCTGAGGCCATCCGCCGCATCCACAACGGAGAGTCCATGGCTTATCTGTTCCGCAACATCGCTGTGGACGACtga